Proteins encoded together in one Cellulomonas gilvus ATCC 13127 window:
- the yidD gene encoding membrane protein insertion efficiency factor YidD, with translation MIVARRVGRFVARLPGRALLGLLWLYQHLVSPMRPPTCRYYPSCSQYAVVAIRRHGAARGAWLAARRLLRCHPWTPGGVDDVPPARASRRFDAAHPAH, from the coding sequence GTGATCGTCGCGCGGCGCGTCGGCCGGTTCGTCGCCCGGCTGCCCGGGCGTGCGCTGCTGGGTCTGCTCTGGCTGTACCAGCACCTGGTCTCACCGATGCGGCCCCCGACCTGCCGGTACTACCCCTCATGCTCGCAGTACGCGGTCGTGGCGATCCGACGCCACGGAGCCGCTCGCGGGGCGTGGCTCGCCGCCCGGCGGCTGCTGCGCTGCCACCCCTGGACTCCCGGCGGGGTCGACGACGTGCCCCCGGCACGTGCCTCCCGCCGGTTCGACGCGGCGCACCCCGCCCACTGA
- the rnpA gene encoding ribonuclease P protein component, with translation MLPAAHRMRESADFELAVRRGARAGRETLVVHLSTRTDPGPAGPVVGFVVSKAVGGAVVRNRVKRRLRALMAPRLTELPERSTLVVRALGPAARAPSDRLATDLDGALRTAARRVRERS, from the coding sequence GTGCTGCCCGCAGCGCACCGGATGCGTGAGTCCGCCGACTTCGAGCTCGCGGTCAGACGCGGTGCGCGAGCCGGACGGGAGACGCTGGTGGTCCACCTCAGCACACGAACCGACCCCGGGCCTGCTGGCCCGGTGGTCGGTTTCGTCGTGTCCAAGGCCGTCGGCGGCGCCGTGGTGCGCAACCGCGTCAAGCGCCGGCTCCGCGCGCTCATGGCACCGCGCCTGACCGAGCTCCCTGAGCGGAGCACGCTCGTGGTCCGCGCGCTCGGTCCGGCCGCGCGGGCGCCGAGCGATCGTCTCGCGACGGATCTGGACGGTGCGCTCCGGACCGCGGCCCGGCGCGTGCGGGAGCGGTCGTGA
- the rpmH gene encoding 50S ribosomal protein L34, whose translation MSKRTFQPNNRRRAKTHGFRLRMRTRAGRAILAARRRKGRSELSA comes from the coding sequence GTGAGCAAGCGCACGTTCCAGCCGAACAACCGGCGCCGGGCCAAGACCCACGGCTTCCGTCTGCGCATGCGTACGCGTGCCGGCCGCGCGATCCTCGCCGCCCGTCGGCGCAAGGGCCGCAGCGAGCTCTCGGCCTGA